DNA from Bradyrhizobium diazoefficiens USDA 110:
CCTGGTACGACGTCGCGCTGCCGGATGTCACGCCGGATCCGCTCAAGTTCCGCGACGAGAAGAAATACGTCGACCGCATCAAGGATGCCCGCGCGCGAACTAACCTCAACGACGCGATCAAGGTCGGCTATGGCAAGCTCGAAGGCGCCGCCGTCGTCATCGCCGTGCAGGATTTCGACTTCATGGGCGGCTCGCTCGGCATGGCCGCGGGCGAGGCCATCGTGCGTGGGCTCGAACTCGCGGTCGAGAAGAAGTCGCCGTTCATCGTGTTCGCCGCATCAGGCGGCGCGCGCATGCAGGAAGGCATCCTGTCGCTGATGCAGATGCCGCGCACGACCGTCGCGGTTCAGATGCTGCGCGAGGCAAAACAGCCCTATATCGTCGTGCTGACCAACCCGACCACCGGCGGCGTCACCGCCTCCTACGCGATGCTGGGCGACGTGCAGATCGCCGAGCCCGGCGCGCTGATCGGCTTTGCCGGCGCGCGCGTGATCGAGCAGACCATCCGCGAGAAGCTCCCGGAAGGCTTCCAGCGCGCCGAGTACCTGAAAGAGCACGGCATGGTCGACATGGTCGTGCATCGTCACGATTTGCGCCCGACCCTGGCACGGCTCTGTCGCCTGTTGACCAAGGCACCGGCGCTGGAGACCGCGTCGAAATCGGTGCAGCCTGTCGTCAGCCCGGCGCAGATCGTATCGGCTTCCGAGACGGCGCCGGCCGCGCCGCACGCGTGAACGCGTCTCCTGACAGCGCAAAGCCGCCGCTCGACGAATTGATCGGGCGGCTGTCGGCCCTGCATCAGAAGCGCATCGATCTTGGGCTGGAGCGGATGCATCGTCTGCTCGATCGGCTCGGCCACCCCGAACGCAAGCTGCCCCCGGTGATCCACATCGCCGGCACCAATGGCAAGGGCTCGACGCTCGCTTATCTGCGCGCGACGCTGGAAGCGGCAGACCTGCGCGTCCACGCCTACACCTCGCCGTATCTGGTCCGCATCAACGAATGTTTCCGGCTTGGTCGCCTCGGTGGCGGCGTGCTGGTCGGCGACGACGAACTGCGCGCCGCGCTGGAAGAAGTCGAGCGCGTCAATGCCGGCGAGCCTGCCACCGTGTTCGAGCTGAAGACGGCTGCCGCGTTTCATCTGTTCGCGCAGAATCCGGCCGATGCGGTGCTGCTCGAGGTCGGCCTTGGCGGCCGGCTCGATTCGACCAATGTGGTCGATACGCCGGCGGCCACCGTGATCACGCCTGTGAGCATGGACCACACGGACTTCCTCGGCGATACGCTGACCTCCATCGCCGGCGAGAAGGCCGCGATCATCAAGCGCGGCGTGCCCGTGGTTTGCGCCGAGCAGTCGGGCGAGGCGATGGCCGTGATCGAGGCGCAGGCCAAGCGCATGCGCGCGCCGCTGTTTGCCGCGAACGAGAGCTGGCACGTCAATGTCGAGCATGGGCGCCTGGTTTATTCCGACGATCGCGGCCTGATGGATCTCGCCGCGCCGCGCCTGTTCGGCCGCCACCAGTTCGACAATGCCGGGCTTGCGATCGCGACTTTGCGCGCGATTTCGACATTCAAGGTCAACCAGGCGGCGTTCGAAGCCGGCATCGTCGGTGCCGAATGGCCGGCGCGGATGCAGCGCATCACCTCGGGCGAGCTGCTCTCCTGGGGACCGCAGGGCTCGGAGATCTGGCTCGACGGCGGGCACAATGCGGAAGGTGGGCGCGTTGCGGCGGCCGCGCTCGGCGATCTCGAGGAACGGGTGTCGCGGCCGCTGGTCGTGATCGCGGGCATGATGGCCAACAAGGATGCGCAGGCCTTCCTCGCCAATTTCGCCGGCCTCACCCGTCACATCATCGCGGTGCCGATTCCCGACACCGAGAATGCGATGCCGGCCGACCGCCTCGCGGACGCCGCGCGCAGCCTCGGCATGCGGGTCGAGCCCGCGCCGGGCATCGAGGCCGCGCTGCGCGCGCTGTCGAAGCTCGCCTACGAGGTGCCGCCGCGCATCCTGATCACCGGCTCGCTCTATCTCGCCGGCCACGTGCTCGGCATCAACGGCACGCCTCCTGCATGAGCTGTCTTGTCCCGGACAAGGCGCATCGCGCAAGCGATGCGCCGCAGAGCCGGGACCCAGAATGCCGCAACATGGGCCCCGGCTCTGCAGCGCACCGCTGAAGAAGCGCTGCGCTGCGTCCGGGGCAAGAGAGAATGCCAATGCGTTTTGCCGCGATTGCCGACATTCACGGAAACCATCTCGCGCTGGAGGCGGTGCTTGCCGACATCCGCGCCCAGGGCATCGCCGACCTCGTCAATCTCGGCGACATGCTGAGCGGTCCGCTCGACGCGCGCCGGACCATCGAGATCCTGATGAATCTCGACGCCGTGCATGTGCTCGGCAATCACGACCGCTACCTGCTCGACCGTCCGCCGGAGAAGATGGGCTCGTGGGATCGTCCCGCCCATGCGGCGCTGAATGCCGTGCAACTCGATTGGCTGCGGGCGCAGCCGATGACGCGCGTGTTTCGCGACCGGGTCTTCCTCTGCCATGCGACGCCCGAGAACGACGAGGTCTATTGGCTCGATACCGTGCATCCCGACGGCACGGTGGCGCTATCGCCGCTCGACCGCATCGAGCAGTTCGCGCAAGGCATCACGCAGTCCCTGATCCTCTGCGCCCACACCCATCTCGCCCGCACGGTGCGGCTTCGTGACGGCCGGCTGATCGTCAATCCCGGCAGCGTCGGTAGCCCGGGCTATCGCGACAAGCATCCGTTCCCGCATGTCGTCGAGGCCGGCACGCCGCACGCGCGCTACGCGATCCTCGAACTCGTCGATGCTGCTTGGCAAGTGACCTTCCGCCATGTCGTCTATGATCACGAGGCGATGGCCGCGCTCGCACGCCGCAACAATCAGCCGGAGCTCGCGAACGCGCTCGCGACGGGATGGATCAAGTAGCGCCGCTTCGCTCCATCCGGGCGGCGGGTTTGACTCCTTGATAAGGGCGCTTGTTATAAGCGTACATATCAAAGTGGGAGCGCGCCATGGACGACGGCCATGTCTGGCGAAACGAATATACCATCGAGACGTCTGCAACCGCAGAGACGATCTGGGGCATCTTTCGCGATGTCCCCGGCTGGAAAAACTGGAATGCGGGTATCGAGCAGATCGACATCGACGGGCCATTCGCGGCCGGCACTTGGTTCACGATGAAGCCCCCCGGCGAGGAGACGCTACGCTCGCAACTGATCGAGGTTCGCGAGAACGTGTGCTTCATCGATGAAACGCGAGTCGGCGATCTCGTCATCACAGTCGCCCATCGCATCGAACCGCTTGGCGATTCTCCTGGACCGGCGCGCACGCGCATCGTTTACGCCGCGGACGCGCGAGGGCCGCAAGCGTCCGAGATCGGTCCGGCTGTCGCGTCGGACTTTCCCGATGTTCTCGCCAGTCTCGCCAAACTCGCCGAAACGAGATCGGCATGATTGCCGCCGACAAAAAACAAAACGGCCGGCGTGTTGCCGGCCGTTGCAGAATTCTCAGTTACTCGCGAGGCGGATCACACCGCCGACGTGATCCACTGCTGCAGCTTTGCCTTCGGCGCCGCGCCGACCTGGCGGGAGGCCATCTCGCCGCCCTTGAAGATCATCAGGGTCGGGATCGACATCACGCCGTACTTCGACGCGGTCTTCGGGCTCTCGTCGACATTGAGCTTCACGATCTTGACCTTGTCGCCCATCGCGCCGGCGATCTCGTCGAGGGCGGGCGCGATCATGCGGCAGGGACCGCACCATTCGGCCCAGAAATCGACGACCACAGGGCCGTTCGCCTTGAGCACTTCGGCTTCGAAATCAGTGTCAGAAACCTTGCCAACGGCCATGGGAGTACCTCACTCGGTTGAAAGAATCGGCGCGGATGGGAATCGCGCCCGGGATCATGGCGTCAACCTATGAACGGCCCCTTGCCGGGTCAAGGACGCTCACACCGAGATGAAGGGATGCCAGCGCCGCGTCCAGCGCGGGGGCCGAAATCTCCATATATTCAAGGGCCTCGGTCCAGAGCAGGACGGCCCTGACCGGCTTTTGGGGATAAAGCCGCGCCAGCACCGCCCGGTACAGCGCAAGCTGCCGGACATAGACGGCGGGCGCCTCAGTCGCGCTTTTGGGCGCCGCCTGGTTGGTCTTGAAATCGACGATCAGGACCTCATCCGGACGAACGACCAGCCGGTCGATCTGCCCCGACACCAGCGCAGGCTGGAGGCCTGGCCGCTCCAGCCGGCCGACGATGGCGACCTCCGCCCGGCTGCCGGCGGCAAACACCGGTGCAAAGCGCGGCTCGGCGATCAGCGCGAGCACCTTGTCGGCCAGCGCGGTGCGGTCGGCCTCCGCCCAGTCGGAGGCATTGCGCGCCATGAAGCCGCGCGCGGCCTCGCGCCGCCGCTCGGCGGCGATGTCGGGCAGCGACTGGAGCAGCCGGTGCACCAGCGTGCCGCGTTGCAGCGCGAGCGCGCGCGACTGCACCGATTCGCCTGACCGGACCGCGCGGCCTCCCTCCGCAGACTGGCCCGAGGGGCGCACGGAATCGTCGTCCTGCATCTCGCGCGGTGCCGGCGTCCGCAGCCAGTCCGGCAACGCGATCGTCTGATCCACGAATGTCGCGGGCGTGCCGAGGGCAACGACGTCCTCCGGCCGGGCGAATCGCGTCACCTTGCCAAGCGGCGTTTCCAGCGTCTGCTTCTCCAGGCCCGAGCCGGTAAGCCCGGTGTCGACCAGGTCGTACCAGCTCAGCTTGCGGACCGTCCTCATATTGCCGGGCATGCAGCCGCCGACGATCAGCCGGTCGGCCGCGCGCGTCATCGCGACATAGAGCAGGCGGCGATATTCGTCCTCGGTCTCCTCGAGCATGGCCTTGCGGGCCTCGGCGACGGGCTTGGGATCGTCGGCCTTGCGGCCCGCCCACACCACCACCTCGCCGCCGTTGCCGCGCGGCACCTGGATCAGACGGACCCGCTGCGAGTCCGCGGGCGACGACGTGGTGTCGACCATGAACACGACGGACGCTTCAAGGCCCTTGGCGCCGTGCACGGTCATCACCCGCACCTCGTCGCGGGAGATTTCCATGTCGCGCTTCACCTCGGTGTCGGCCGAGCGCAGCCAGGCCATGAAGCCTTGCAGCGACGCCGGCGCCTTGCGCTCGTAGTTCAGCGCCAGCTCCAGGAATTCGTCGAGCGCGTCATTGGCCTCGTGGCCGAGCCGGCGCAGGATGCGCGCGCGTCCGCCGTCGCCGCCAAGCAGCCAGGCGTAGAAGGCGAACGGTGTCTCCTCGCGCGCGCGAGTTTCGCAGGCCTCGAGCCGCCGCAGCACCGCGGCGAATTTCTCGCTTCCGGCCGCCTGCTCGCCGAGCGCCCGGCGCAGCGAGCCCTTGCGGCCCCAGGCAAGCGCAAACAAATCGTCATCGTCGAGCCCGAACAGCGGGCTCTTCAGCGCGACCGCAAGCGCGAGATCGTCCTGCGGCAGCAGCAGCGCGTCCGCAAGGTTCATCAGGTCGATGATGCCGATGTGCTCGGTGAGCTTCAGCCGGTCGGCGCCGGCGACCGGCACGCCAGCGTGCTTCAGCGCCTGGATCACGGCATCGAACGCGTTGCCGCGTCGGCGGACCAGGATCAGCATGTCGCCGTAGCGCAGCGGCCGCCGCTCGCCTTCATGTCCGGTGAGCGTGCCGCTTTCGACCAGCCGCTTGATCTCGGCCTGGATGCGGCGGGCGAGCTTGACCTCGGGGCTGGTGACGGCAACGCCGTCGAACGGCGCGCGCCAGCCCTCGATGTCCTGCCTGTCGTCGGCTTCAGCCAGGTCCCACAGCTCGATCACGCTTGGCCCTGCATCGGCGAGCGCATTGTGCAGGGGATGGCCGATCTCGACCGAATGGATGCTCTTGTAGATCGCGGGGTCGCGGAAGACGTGGTCGACCGAGTGCAGGATCGCGGCGCCCGAGCGGAACGAATAGGTGAAGGCGACCGGATCGAATTTCAGCCCGGCGGCGGTGAACTTGCGGTGCAGCTCGCGCCGGCGCGCGTCGAATTCCCGGGGCTGCGCGCCCTGGAACGAGAAGATCGACTGCTTCTCGTCTCCGACGGCGAAGATGGTGCGGTTCAGCCCCTCGCGCGCGCCTTCGCCCGCGGTGAACTCGGAGATGATGTGCGCGACGATGTCCCACTGCCGCGGACTGGTGTCCTGCGCCTCGTCGATCAGGACGTGGTCGACGCCGCGGTCGAGCTTGTAATGCACCCAGCCCGAGGAGACGCGGTTGAGCATCGCCAGCGTTTTGTCGATCAAATCGTCATAGTCGAGCAGGCCGCGCTCCTGCTTCTCGCGCCGGTAGTTCGCGGCAGCAGCGGTCGCGATATGCAAGAGAGCCGCCGTGCGGTCACGCATGGTTACCGCGCGGCGCTTCTCGATCAGTCCAGCGAGGCGCTGGGCCTCGTTCTCGAACAGGCGGGCGACGGAGGGATTGTGATCGCAAAATTTCTTGGTCAGCACCGCCTTGCGCGGCAGCTTCTCGTCGGTGAGGAAGACGCCGAGATAGGCGTCGACCTGCGCGCCGCCCGAAAACGCTTTTGCCTCGCGGAGCCGGCTGGCCTGGTCGTTGTCGGATTTGCTGCCATCTTCCAGCGCAAACGCGATGTCGTCCCAGCGCGATCGCGGCAGGAATGGACCGTCGAGAATCTCCGTCTCGACGTCCTCGATGCGGTCGGCGGCGTCAACGCCCAGCACCGCCGCCATCTGCGCGGCGGCAGCTTCTGCGTTGCCGGCCTCGTCGGTCCAGGCCATGAAATGATCGCGGCTCAGACAGGCCTCGCGCACGACCTCCTTGAAGGTGACGTCGGCGGCGCTGGCCATCGCGGTCAGCAGCGCGCGGCCTGTGACCGTTTCCGGGTCGCGCGCGGCCTCCAGCAGCACCTTCAGATTGGCGCGCTCCATCATGTCGGTCTGGTCGCGCTCGTCGATGACGGAGAAGCGCGCCGGCACGTTGGCTTCGAACGGAAACTGCTGGAGCAGGCGGGTACACAGCGCGTGGATGGTCTGCACCTTCAATCCACCGGGGGTCTCCAGCGCACAGGCGAATAGCTTTCGCGCTTCGCGTCGCAGCTTTGCGCTGGGATGCGGGATGCCGACGGCACGGATCGCGGCATCGAGCGCGATGTCGTCCAGCGTCACCCAATGGCCGAGCGTGGTGAACACGCGCTCGGCCATGTTGGCGGCGGCGGCCTTGGTGAAGGTGATGCAGAGGATCTTTTCCGGCGGCACGCCCGACAGCAGCAGACGGATCACGCGCTGCACCAGCACGTGCGTCTTGCCCGAGCCCGCATTGGCCGACACGAAGGCCGATGCGGTCGGATCGGATGCACGCGCCTGCCTGGCGCGCACCTCATCGGGGATTGGGCGTGGCGCCTTCACCATTCCTCGATCCCCAATCCGCCGGCTGCCGACCACTCCTTGATGCGGGCGAGGTCGTCATAGGTGCCGTAGCGGTTGGACCACATCGGCAGGTTCAGCGAGGTGTAGGCCTGGTTCTCGTCCTCGAAGGCGCGGATCAGCGCTTCCAGCTTGGCCCGGGCCTCAGCGGCAGCAATATCCGGCGGCTGCGGTTCGTCGCCTTGCTTGTACTTGAGCTCGAGGATGCGCTCCTCGCCCGGCGGATTGTTGCCGCTGAGGCGGACATAGACGAGCTGGCTCACGGATGAGCCGGCGTCGATGTCGGGAAAGCCGCCTTCGCGCAGGATCGCCGCCTCCAGCGTGAGCTGCGGCGACAGGCCCATGCGGACCTGCTTGCCGGTCGGCGGCTGGCCGGTCTTGTAGTCGAGGATGGCGTAGCCGCCGCCCTGGCGGCGCTCGATGCGGTCGGCGCGCGCGGAGAGGCGGAAGCTGCGTTCATTGTCGAGCGTGATCGAGATCTCGCCGCGAGTCTCCGCGGTGATCGCCTCGACCACGTCGCGCCGTGCCGTCTCCCACTCGCTGAACCAGCGCGCGATGCGCTGGAAGCGCGGCCACCACAGCGCGCGCGCCTCGGGGCGCTCCATCAGCGGCGCGAAATGCTTTTCGCCGATCGCGCGCAGCACGCGGGCGGGATCGTCGGGCAGGCGCGTCGCATAGCGTTCCGTGAATTCGCCGATCGCATCGTGGATCGCCGAGCCGCGGTCGGCGGCCGACAGCGGCATGTCGACGGGATCGAGTGCATCCAGCCGCAAGATGTGCTTGGCGTAGATCGTGTAGGGATCGCGCAGCCAGTCCTCGATCGCGGTGACCGACATCTTCAGCGGCCGTGTCGCGCGCGGCGGTCGCGGTTCGGGTTGCTTGATCGGCCTGACCTCGTCGGGCTGGTCCAGCCGATCTGCGAACCGCACGTATTTCTCGCCGGCGCGGATGGCCGCCTTCCAGCGATCGTCGCCCGCAACCGCCTCCAACCGATGCAGGAAGCGCGAAGCCACCGCTGGCGCGCCGCCGGCCTTGGCGGAATGGGTGAGGATCACCTCATCTCCGCCGAGCAGCTGCGCGAAATCGTGGGCGGAGAGGCCGATGCGGCGCTCCGGCAGATCGAGGCCGAGCTCGTGCCGCATCGGGCGGCTCAGCCAGGGATCGATGCGCGGCGCCGGCGGCCAGACGCCCTCGATCAGGCCGCCGACGATGATGCGGTCCGCCTGCATCAGGCGCGATTCCAACGGGCCGTAGATCTGGAGCCGCGCGCCCGGCTTGTCACGCCGCCGTACCGCGCGATCGCCGAACGCGGTCTGGAAGACATCAGGGTAATCAGGCAGCGGCACGATCAATCCGCTGGTCGTGCCGCCGCGCAGGAGATCGTCGAAGGCGCCGGCGAGCGCGAGGCCCTCGCGCTCCTCGAAGGCCAGCGGGATGCCCTGCTCGTCGCGCGACAGCTCGATCATGATCTCGCGATGCCGGTGCGCGAGCTCGGCGAAGTCATATGGTTTTGACGGCGCCAGACTCTCGATCGGCGCCAAGGCTTGTCGCAAAGCATCGATTAGGGCCTGGACGCGATCGAGATCCTCCGCCTTGAGGCGTGCGCGCGGCTCGGCCTTGTGGAGCGCGGAGACCTCGCTGCGCCACAGCTTGGCCAGTTCCTCGCGAAAGCGGTTGAATTCACGCAGCAGGCCGGCCGTGCCCGCGGGCGGGCGCGTGCCGCGCAAGACGGCGAGCTCCAGGCCTTCGATTGCCGCCTTCCATGTATCCGGCGCGCGGCCGAGGCGGCACAGTGGATGCTTCAGCATCGCCAGCAGCGTCGGCGGCTCCAATCCCTTGGTCGCCGCTTCGGCCGCAAGGCGCGCAAAAACGCCGGCGGACGTCTCCATCAGCACGTCGCCGCCGGAATCGTCGAAGGCGAGGTCCCATCGGGTGAGTGCAGCCATCACACGGCGCGCCAGAGCGCGGTCCGGGGTGACCAGCGCTGCTGACTTGTCGAGGTGCCGCGCCTCGCGCATCGCGATCGCAATCGCCAGCGCTTCCATTTCAGGATTGGGGGCTTCGACGACTGCGAGGTTTGTCATGCCGCCGGCGATCTTTGCCGCAACATCCGGCTGCTTCAGCCGGTCGTGCCAGACTTCCGTCTTGGCGGAGGGCCGCATCGATTCGGATGCGAGCAGGTCGCGGCCACCTTCCGCCGGCGCTTGAAGCAGCTCGACGTCGCCGCGCTTGATGCCGAAGCGCTCCAGCAGCGCGTGCATGGCATATTGCGGATGGTTCGATGCGGGATGCTCCGCGAACTTGCCGAGCGCATCGCGCACGCCGCCGATGGTCCGCCAGGCATCCTCGTCAAGATCAGTGTCGAGGCCCGGCAGCACCACCGCGCCATGCGGCAGCGAGGCGACCGCATGCAGGAATTTTGCGGTGGCCGGCATCGAGCCGGTCGAGCCGGCCGCGATCACGGGCCCATGCGGATGCGCGGTCAGGCGCTTCGCTTCCGCCGCGATCAGGAGGTCGCGCCGCGCCGCGGGCTCGATCCTGTTGATCTCGGCGAGATGGCCGGGCCAGGCGATGCGGGCGATGCGCAGGAATTCGAGCGAGTGCTGCCAGTAGCGATCGAGCTGGTCCGGCACCAGACCATCGAGCGCGCTCCAGTCGACCCCGCGCGTCACCATGTCGTCGATCAGGCGCGCGAGATCGCCGGCGAGAGCCAGCGTCGAGGCGGGGCCGCCGACCACCAGCGGCGACAGCACCGGCCCCTTGGCCCAGGCCGCGACGAGCTGCGCCAGCGTCAGCCGTCGCTCGAGCTCGCCAAGGCGCGGCGGGATGTCGAGCGGCGTTGCGCCGGAAAACTGCTCGCCTTCATCGGCGAAGGCGAGCTCGTCCTCGTCGATGTCGCCGAGCGCGACGATGCGCGGCAGCACGACCGCGTCAGCCTTCATCTCGTCGAGGAAGATCTCCCGCACGATACGCATGGCGCGCCGGGTCGGCAGGTACAGCGTGGTGTCCGCAAGCCGCGCCGGCTCCCTGCGCGCCTCGAATCCCGCGACCAGCCGGCCGTCGAGCAGGGCCGTGACGACCGTGCGCAGGAACGGAACTGAGATGGGAACACTGAAAACGCGCATCGGCTGCCTGATTCGGGATCAGGCGCCAATATAGGGAGGCGGACACAAATGGTCATTGGCTGTGGCGGGGTCTTCCCCGCTCTCCCACTGTCATTCCGGGGCGATGCGAAGCATCGAACCCGGAATCTCGAGATTCCGGGTTCGCGCTTGCGCGCGCCCCGGAATGACGGGAAGCCCCTACGCCACGCTCTCCAGCCTCGTAGGGTGGGCAAAGGCGCGCTTGCGCCGTGCCCACCGTATTCGTCATTGGAGTTAGCTTGTGCGGTGGGCACGCTTCGCTTTGCCCACCCTACGGCACCGTGTTCGCGGCCTACGCCACGCTCTCCAGAAATGCCTCTTCCGCCGCATGCACCGCATCAGGCGTGCCGACATGCATCCAGACGCCGTCGAGGCGCAGGCCGAACAGGCGCTCCTGCTCGTTGGCGCGGTCGAACATCTTGGTCAGCGAGAACTCGCCCTGCGGCGCATCGGCGAAGATCGACGGCGACAGGATCGCCGCGCCGGCATAGACGAACGGAACGACCTCTTTCTCCTTGCGCTTGCGCAGGGCTCCGTCGGGCAGCATGCCGTAATCGCCGCGGCCGCTATAGCCGATGCTGGTCGCCGTCGGCGCCATCAAGAGCAGGATGTCCATGCGCGCGGGATCGAAGTTTTCGGCAAGCCGCGCCAGGTTCGAGCGCACGCCGTCGATCCACAGCGTGTCGGAATTGACATGGAAGAACGGCGCGTTGCCGAGCAGCGGCAGCGCCTTGACCACGCCGCCGCCGGTGCCGAGCACCTGGTTGCGCTCGTCCGAGATGGTCACGCGCGGATGCTGGCGCGATGCGACGTGGTCGATGATCTGGTCCGGCAGGTAATGCACGTTGACCACCGCCTCGCTCACGCCGGCCTGGCCGAGCTTGTCGAGCACGTGGTCGAGCAGCGGCTGGCCCGCCACCGGCACCATCGGCTTCGGCATCTTGTCCGTCAGTGGACGCATGCGCAGGCCGAACCCTGCGGCGAGCACCATGGCTTTGGTCGGTTTGACGGACATCGTTTGCTTTCTCAGATTCGTCTTTCTCAGCCTCGTGGACTCAGAACTCTTGGGATTAGAACTCTTGGAATTACTCTCGAAATTGCCCTTGGAATTCGCGTTCGCGGCAATCCTAGCACGGGACTCATTCAGCCGCACCGCATCTCAACCGCCTTAGCCACCTGCCGTGACGGTTGTACGACGGGTGTGGCCGTTACGCCCCGACGGATGCGGAACGCGCCTTTTTCTTCTTGTCGCCGAGCTTGAGGAAGTTGACGCCGATCTGGTCGCCATTGACCCAGGCAAGCTCACAGCGCCGGTACGCGAGTCCGGTGGACGACAGCAGGAGAAAAAATTCCTTCAGATGGAGCCCTTCGACCGAACCGTCGATGGTCAGCTTGGCGCCGCTCTGGGAGACGTCCTCCATGGTGCAGTCGCGCCGCCACGTGCCGTCGATTCCCATCATCTGGGCCGGAATCCCACGCTCGAAAACAACCCGGC
Protein-coding regions in this window:
- a CDS encoding SRPBCC family protein, whose product is MDDGHVWRNEYTIETSATAETIWGIFRDVPGWKNWNAGIEQIDIDGPFAAGTWFTMKPPGEETLRSQLIEVRENVCFIDETRVGDLVITVAHRIEPLGDSPGPARTRIVYAADARGPQASEIGPAVASDFPDVLASLAKLAETRSA
- the addA gene encoding double-strand break repair helicase AddA, which encodes MVKAPRPIPDEVRARQARASDPTASAFVSANAGSGKTHVLVQRVIRLLLSGVPPEKILCITFTKAAAANMAERVFTTLGHWVTLDDIALDAAIRAVGIPHPSAKLRREARKLFACALETPGGLKVQTIHALCTRLLQQFPFEANVPARFSVIDERDQTDMMERANLKVLLEAARDPETVTGRALLTAMASAADVTFKEVVREACLSRDHFMAWTDEAGNAEAAAAQMAAVLGVDAADRIEDVETEILDGPFLPRSRWDDIAFALEDGSKSDNDQASRLREAKAFSGGAQVDAYLGVFLTDEKLPRKAVLTKKFCDHNPSVARLFENEAQRLAGLIEKRRAVTMRDRTAALLHIATAAAANYRREKQERGLLDYDDLIDKTLAMLNRVSSGWVHYKLDRGVDHVLIDEAQDTSPRQWDIVAHIISEFTAGEGAREGLNRTIFAVGDEKQSIFSFQGAQPREFDARRRELHRKFTAAGLKFDPVAFTYSFRSGAAILHSVDHVFRDPAIYKSIHSVEIGHPLHNALADAGPSVIELWDLAEADDRQDIEGWRAPFDGVAVTSPEVKLARRIQAEIKRLVESGTLTGHEGERRPLRYGDMLILVRRRGNAFDAVIQALKHAGVPVAGADRLKLTEHIGIIDLMNLADALLLPQDDLALAVALKSPLFGLDDDDLFALAWGRKGSLRRALGEQAAGSEKFAAVLRRLEACETRAREETPFAFYAWLLGGDGGRARILRRLGHEANDALDEFLELALNYERKAPASLQGFMAWLRSADTEVKRDMEISRDEVRVMTVHGAKGLEASVVFMVDTTSSPADSQRVRLIQVPRGNGGEVVVWAGRKADDPKPVAEARKAMLEETEDEYRRLLYVAMTRAADRLIVGGCMPGNMRTVRKLSWYDLVDTGLTGSGLEKQTLETPLGKVTRFARPEDVVALGTPATFVDQTIALPDWLRTPAPREMQDDDSVRPSGQSAEGGRAVRSGESVQSRALALQRGTLVHRLLQSLPDIAAERRREAARGFMARNASDWAEADRTALADKVLALIAEPRFAPVFAAGSRAEVAIVGRLERPGLQPALVSGQIDRLVVRPDEVLIVDFKTNQAAPKSATEAPAVYVRQLALYRAVLARLYPQKPVRAVLLWTEALEYMEISAPALDAALASLHLGVSVLDPARGRS
- the accD gene encoding acetyl-CoA carboxylase, carboxyltransferase subunit beta; its protein translation is MNWLTNVVRPKIRNMLRRETPENLWIKCPDSGQLVFYKDVEANQFVIPGSNYHMRMGAVARLKSIFDNETWYDVALPDVTPDPLKFRDEKKYVDRIKDARARTNLNDAIKVGYGKLEGAAVVIAVQDFDFMGGSLGMAAGEAIVRGLELAVEKKSPFIVFAASGGARMQEGILSLMQMPRTTVAVQMLREAKQPYIVVLTNPTTGGVTASYAMLGDVQIAEPGALIGFAGARVIEQTIREKLPEGFQRAEYLKEHGMVDMVVHRHDLRPTLARLCRLLTKAPALETASKSVQPVVSPAQIVSASETAPAAPHA
- a CDS encoding bifunctional folylpolyglutamate synthase/dihydrofolate synthase, which translates into the protein MNASPDSAKPPLDELIGRLSALHQKRIDLGLERMHRLLDRLGHPERKLPPVIHIAGTNGKGSTLAYLRATLEAADLRVHAYTSPYLVRINECFRLGRLGGGVLVGDDELRAALEEVERVNAGEPATVFELKTAAAFHLFAQNPADAVLLEVGLGGRLDSTNVVDTPAATVITPVSMDHTDFLGDTLTSIAGEKAAIIKRGVPVVCAEQSGEAMAVIEAQAKRMRAPLFAANESWHVNVEHGRLVYSDDRGLMDLAAPRLFGRHQFDNAGLAIATLRAISTFKVNQAAFEAGIVGAEWPARMQRITSGELLSWGPQGSEIWLDGGHNAEGGRVAAAALGDLEERVSRPLVVIAGMMANKDAQAFLANFAGLTRHIIAVPIPDTENAMPADRLADAARSLGMRVEPAPGIEAALRALSKLAYEVPPRILITGSLYLAGHVLGINGTPPA
- the trxA gene encoding thioredoxin, giving the protein MAVGKVSDTDFEAEVLKANGPVVVDFWAEWCGPCRMIAPALDEIAGAMGDKVKIVKLNVDESPKTASKYGVMSIPTLMIFKGGEMASRQVGAAPKAKLQQWITSAV
- a CDS encoding metallophosphoesterase family protein, which produces MRFAAIADIHGNHLALEAVLADIRAQGIADLVNLGDMLSGPLDARRTIEILMNLDAVHVLGNHDRYLLDRPPEKMGSWDRPAHAALNAVQLDWLRAQPMTRVFRDRVFLCHATPENDEVYWLDTVHPDGTVALSPLDRIEQFAQGITQSLILCAHTHLARTVRLRDGRLIVNPGSVGSPGYRDKHPFPHVVEAGTPHARYAILELVDAAWQVTFRHVVYDHEAMAALARRNNQPELANALATGWIK